Proteins encoded within one genomic window of Callithrix jacchus isolate 240 chromosome 11, calJac240_pri, whole genome shotgun sequence:
- the LOC144578229 gene encoding uncharacterized protein LOC144578229, translating to MPFFGLFLDEHFHCLHGKDDVEDLGLYGNSECTEDLPGESYPGFQDQEKLCLRKDPVRIAKGEFQAHYRLKPVKVRSIPEAFLVSCPGIDLEFISLQGPGRISLLTFSNIFPGGGAHTVPTPSRRPPRAHLRGWHCHPPKALFLRAGAWLPTGARAALLQVQGRVPVLPATSRECVSGARGNRLCHLPPTPHPQTSKGPGEETASRRTRPRRPWRQGLLTEESGPGKSSDNPSVTSLPTPRCGSGPAREARQGAGGGRERRAAHRRPPGPGTAAQLGYPGPPTRAGFLSRAWPLRSGTGQGSSRDTAGSFHPRAPTHTRAGSRYLQVASRGLDWTRAPADVFDSGLRPAAPLLQAAPLPPSCAPCCARCARLVPRPPALVLPGRGGGAVAPTCSQAPAWEPRPPRGRNTARAGGDALGPWRRVPSCRARLSGTESQVSAEGRPGPKAVILQIGNVRVTHGPVSTATVGTRHS from the exons ATGCCATTTTTTGGACTTTTCCTGGATGAG CACTTCCATTGTCTTCACGGCAAAGATGATGTTGAAGACTTAGGTCTCTATGGCAACAGTGAATGCACTGAAGATCTGCCAGGAGAAAGTTATCCAGGGTTTCAGGACCAGGAAAAGCTGT GTCTCAGGAAAGATCCAGTTAGAATTGCAAAGGGAGAGTTTCAAGCGCACTACCGGCTGAAGCCA GTCAAGGTGAGAAGCATCCCAGAAGCCTTCCTCGTGTCCTGTCCAGGCATTGACCTGGAGTTTATCTCCTTGCAAGGCCCCGGAAGAATCTCTCTTCTGACCTTTTCC AACATCTTTCCAGGGGGAGGCGCACACACTGTCCCCACGCCGTCCCGGCGCCCGCCACGGGCACACCTACGCGGCTGGCACTGCCACCCTCCAAAGGCACTGTTCCTGAGAGCCGGTGCCTGGCTACCCACGGGGGCCCGGGCCGCCCTCCTCCAGGTCCAGGGCCGGGTACCGGTCCTGCCTGCCACCTCCAGGGAATGCGTGTCAGGAGCCAGGGGAAATCGGCTCTGCCACctacctcccaccccccacccccaaacctcCAAAGGACC CGGAGAAGAGACAGCGTCGCGAAGGACCAGGCCGAGGCGGCCTTGGCGCCAGGGGCTGCTCACCGAAGAGTCTGGTCCGGGGAAGTCATCAGACAACCCCTCGGTGacctctctccccaccccgcGGTGCGGTTCCGGCCCGGCCCGGGAGGCGCGGCAGGGAGCGGGTGGGGGGCGTGAGCGCCGCGCAGCACATCGACGACCTCCCGGGCCCGGGACTGCAGCCCAGCTGGGGTACCCCGGCCCTCCCACGCGCGCAGGATTCCTGTCCCGGGCCTGGCCACTCCGCTCCGGGACCGGCCAGGGCAGCAGCCGCGACACTGCCGGTTCCTTCCACCCTCGGGCACCGACCCACACCCGCGCGGGGAGCCGCTACCTGCAGGTGGCGAGCCGGGGGCTGGACTGGACTCGAGCTCCGGCAGACGTCTTCGACTCTGGGCTCCGTCCCGCAGCTCCCCTGCTCCAGGCGGCGCCGCTACCGCCGAGCTGTGCTCCGTGCTGCGCTCGGTGCGCTCGGCTTGTTCCCCGGCCGCCAGCTCTGGTGCTGCCGGGACGCGGAGGCGGGGCCGTCGCCCCCACCTGCTCGCAGGCTCCTGCCTGGGAGCCGCGGCCGCCCCGCGGCAGGAACACGGCCAGGGCGGGCGGGGACGCCCTGGGACCCTGGAGGCGGGTTCCTAGTTGCAGGGCGCGCCTCTCAGGTACAGAGTCCCAAGTCTCGGCTGAGGGGAGACCGGGGCCTAAGGCTGTAATTCTCCAGATAGGAAATGTGCGGGTGACGCACGGCCCAGTCAGCACAGCCACTGTGGGGACACGCCACTCTTGA